A stretch of Podospora bellae-mahoneyi strain CBS 112042 chromosome 5, whole genome shotgun sequence DNA encodes these proteins:
- a CDS encoding hypothetical protein (EggNog:ENOG503NXR3; COG:O), whose product MINMAHQEDAKERFYRNFRMQQANIQEQITHLPSIAPVAGERQDATEVILTNISRLTNDVRDATHFLPAYDHRVYTDAVNTLRKELDETTAKLAPKSRFQFRPRPPAAVDGHDAPKSDSRRLVNSRDGTKGEKTNGQPPISPPLSPGGGGSRGRSRSPRAIKVEGERDAVITLPADHSRTSSAGQLIDLSSCVVNLCSPTAEASRAAPFASLMLKGVEKSVVVAGHVDGPVHVTGLKRCVVVVTARQVRIHDCEEVDFYLWVRSEPIIEGCKGVRFAPLPEGMETGAEGENKWKEVKDFLWLKEGQSPNWGVLGEGERVKGEVWRGVMGDEGGDVKAVLGRFGIA is encoded by the coding sequence ATGATCAACATGGCCCACCAAGAAGACGCCAAAGAGCGCTTCTACCGCAACTTTCGCATGCAGCAAGCCAACATCCAAGAACAAATCactcacctcccctccatcgcccCCGTCGCCGGCGAGCGCCAGGATGCCACAGAGGTGATCCTGACCAACATTTCCCGCCTGACCAACGACGTGAGGGACGCTACGCATTTTCTGCCGGCGTACGATCATAGGGTGTACACCGACGCGGTGAACACCCTCCGGAAAGAGTTGGATGAGACGACGGCGAAGCTCGCGCCCAAGAGTCGGTTTCAGTTCCGGCCGAGAccgccggcggcggttgATGGGCATGATGCCCCGAAGAGTGATTCCCGCCGGTTGGTGAACAGCAGAGATGGGACcaagggggagaagacgaaTGGCCAGCCGCCGATCTCACCGCCTTTGTcgcccggtggtggtgggagcaggGGAAGGTCGAGGAGTCCGAGAGCGAtcaaggtggagggggagagggatgctGTCATCACGCTGCCGGCAGATCACTCGCGGACTTCGTCGGCGGGGCAGCTTATTGATCTGTCTAGCTGTGTGGTCAACCTTTGCTCTCCTACTGCTGAAGCTAGTCGGGCGGCGCCGTTTGCGAGTTTGATGCTCAAGGGGGTTGAGAAGAGTGTTGTTGTGGCGGGGCATGTGGATGGCCCGGTTCATGTGACGGGGCTCAAGAggtgtgtggttgttgtgacGGCGAGGCAGGTGAGGATTCATGACTGTGAGGAGGTGGACTTTTATTTGTGGGTGAGGAGCGAGCCGATTATCGAGGGGTGcaagggggtgaggtttgcGCCGTTGCCGGAGGGGATGGAAACaggggcagagggggagaacaagtggaaggaggtgaaggatTTCTTgtggttgaaggaggggcagagTCCCAACTggggggtgctgggggagggggagagggtgaagggggaggtttggaggggggtgatgggggatgagggaggggatgtgAAGGCGGTgctggggaggtttgggattgCTTAG